The sequence below is a genomic window from Dictyostelium discoideum AX4 chromosome 5 chromosome, whole genome shotgun sequence.
caaaatgattTATGTTGTAAatgtaaatcaatttttggtAAAGAAGTTTatcaattcaatttatttgaatatttaggAAAATATAGTAATGATCATAAAATGACTGATTATTGCACTGAAGCATGCTGTTTTCATATTGTTAAAAAGTATCAAGAAGTTATTGAATATGCAAATAACAGAATATTCTtttataaatctttaaaaactgAAAATGGATGTTACAATGGTTGTAATGTTggatttgttgaattttatcaatatataaattgtttaattcCTTCAATTGctccattatttaaaaaggtattatttaaaataataattttattttttaataataataaaaaaaaaaaaaaaaaaaaaaaccactatattaattctattttacttttttttttttttttccattttctttttttttttttttttttttttttttttttccatccaaatttaaaaataaaataataaaattatttaattaaaataaaggTTGAAGAttctattaaatttaaaataagaaataaaaaattaacaattaataaagaaactACAAATAATCAATCACTTTATGGTTTGTATTGGTCTACAAATAATATGATATCTTatgaaatcaattcaaatactCCCATTGaagaataaatattatatatatattgatataccaaaaaaatgtaaataattaagtaaaataaatgtaaataagATTTGTATACAtcatgtttattatttttaataattttgagtTTTAAcgatataaattattatcagtaAGGGtggtttatttatatttttttctttttttttattccaatgtttataaaaaattaaataattaaaaagagtttaaaaaaaaaaaataataattttccaaggaaataaaaaaacaataacaatgaaaatttatttaaaaaaaaaaaaaaaaataaggcGATCATcataatttgaattgttttaatttctttttttaataatttttaatttttatttttaatttttatttttaatttttttttttttttttcaacttttttttttttaatcttcaactttttttttttttttttttttttaatttttcattttcacaaATTATTCACAAAATAGAAATcataatagaaaaaaaaaaaagatgtcGACTTTAGAATCGCAACAACAAAATCTTTCAGCATTACAAAGATTAGATAGTAAGATATGTGGTGTTTTAGGAACATCAACACATGTAACTGCCTATAAATTTGATGAATCTGTTAAACAATgggtaatttatttatttttttattaatatttttaattatatatataaataataatactaacaTTTAAggatttatataaaaatttttagtttAGAAAAGATATAGAAGGTTCATTATTTATAGTGAACACAACAGAATATCCatattgtaaattaattgtaatgaATAGATTAAGCACAAAGAATTTAGTAGAAGAGATTAATGAAAAGATTGTTATTAGAATTCAAggtcaatatttaatatataaaaataaaagtggtGAAATCAATGGTATTTGGTTTTATGAAGTAACTGATCAAGAAaagatttataatttattaaaagatctTCAAAGGAatccaccacaaccaccacaaatacaacaacaaccacaaccacaacaaccacaacaacaacaacaacaacaacaacaacaacaaccaccacaaccacaacaacaaccaccacaacaaatgcaacaacaacctcCAGGTACTATGTCACCACAAGGTATGATACCACCTCCAGGTTTTATAATTCCACAAGGTGGTATACCTCCTCATCCACAATTTATGCCTCAATCTCATGTTTATCCATATATGATGCAaccacaacaaattcaaccaaattataataataatagtagtaataataataataataataataatagtagtaataataacagtagtaataataataatagtaatccaccaacaccaaacaaacaaaatataaatgatACACCAATTACGCCaaatacaataataaatcaaattcaacaaaattcAACCCAATcaaacaatagtaataatatcaataataataataatagtaataatatcaataataatagcaaaaCTACTCCATATTCAACCACTCCACAACAATTATcaccaacaattaaaaaagaagtaCCACTATTATCAGTATTAATGAATTCAGTTGTAGTTAAAGAGAATACAATAACAAAAGATCAAATTAGAGAAACCTTAAAAAGATTAGTGAATGATGAAAACTTTATTGATTTAGTTTATAACTCTTAcattaatgaataaatttgtaattgttttttaaataaccaaataaaataaaatagaataaaaataaattaatgatttcatcaaaaaaaaaaaaaaaaaaaaaaaaaaaaaaaagatttagaatattcattcttattattaatattattgttattttattttaatttttttaattttttaattatttattggaCCAATTAAAATTGCTTTTACCATTGAACCTTTTTCTAAATGACCATGTTTTTGAGGTAATACTAATAAAGCATTTGCTTGTTTTAAACTTAGTAAACGACAAGATGCTTGTGAACCAGTACTTTTTGAGACAAAACAATGCTCTTGGAAATCCCATTCTATAGTACAACGATGATATTCTGGTCTTTCATGATCCAATTGAATTCTATCCAATAGTTTAACTTCAACACATGGTAAATTCAATTGTgaaccattatttttaattccaaaTCCACCTAATTTACGAAGTGCAGGTACGacgaataaataaaatgttacAACTGTACTAACTGGATTACCTGGTAATGAAAATACTAAAGttgttttcttcttcttctcctcctcttgattattattatcggtagtagtggtggttaTAGTTGAAAATGTTAAAGGTTTACCAGGTTTCATATTTACTCTACCAAAATGAACGGTACCaattttttctaataatggTTTAACTAAATCTAAATGACCCATTGAAACACCACCACTTGTAATGATGATATCAGATTTCTTTGAGCAATCTAATAGAGTGTCTTTTAAATTCTCCAATTTATCAGGTATAATACCAACGAGGTTAATATTATCTCTTGAACAACATTCACCGAAATGATTTGAAATCTCTTGAAGAATAGTTGCTAAAGTTGGTGAATTACTATCTCTAATGATACCACTCTTCATTGAATCACTCTTACTTTGATAATCTGTTAATTCATCACCAGTTGAAATGATTGAAATACTTGGTAACTTTGGACAATGAACCCATTGAATACCAAGTGTTGCCAATAAACCAATCTCTGCACAACCAATTTTATCACCTTTATTCAATACAATCGTACCAGATGCTATATCACTACCAATCTCTCTAATGTCTTGACCAGGTTTACATGTTACTTCAATACTAACCATATTTTCACCAATCATCTCTGTTTCTTCAATCATTACAACTGAATCATAACCATCTGGTATCTTTGCACCAGTAGTAATACGTACAcaatatttttcattatcatcatcattaatagaattagttggttgttgtggttgtggtggtattaaattttcaCCAGTATTACCAGCAACTGAATCACCTAATAATCTATATTTACCAATACCATCTTTTGATCTAATTGCATAACCATCCTTTATTGATGCTCTAAAATTTGGAAATGGTTCAACTGATGATATATCTTCACCTAAAATTCTACCTAATGATTTTGTaatttcaactttttctaattcattattaatattatcacattgttctaatattattttaatagcTTCATCAACTGGTGTCATATTATAACTTGAGCCTCTTTTACCTGATCCACCACAtgaatgatgatgatgatgatgatgattatgactattattattattattattattattattattattattattattattattattttgattattttgattaataattaaatttgaatcaatttgtgaatttttaatataatctTTTGATCTATGAGATTCtggtaatgatgattttggttttgaattaattaaaccaatTGCATGAGGAATTGCAGGTAAAACAACACCTAAATTTTCACGAATTGCTTTAACACTACCAGGTAGAGTGATGATAAGAGTTTGGTCACGAATACCTGCTATTGGACGTGATAACATTGCATGTGGTGTAATATCTAAACTTGTTTTTAACATTGCAATTTCAATACCTTTAGTTCTACgatttaataatggtttaattGCTTCTGGTGTAACATCACGTGGTGTAAATCCTGTACCACCAGTAGTgagaattaatttatattttaaatgagTCCATTGAGTTATCATTTGTTGAATATGTTCAATTTCGTCTGGTACAACTTTATAAACTGTAATAACATTGATTGAACAACTCTCTCCCATCAtttgtttcaattgattctttatgATTGCAACAATCTCTGGTCCTGATTGATCAATTGCAATACCTTGACTAACTCTATCACTTGTTGTTAAAACACCAACTATccattcttcttcttttttaccACTCTCTTTTTCATTCAATTGTGCTGCTGTTGGTGAATTAGTTATATTTCTTTCGGTTGTTAATGTATTtgacattttattattattattattattattattattattattattattattattattatttccttttttagtGTTATTGTTTTCACTGTT
It includes:
- the gphn gene encoding hypothetical protein → MSNTLTTERNITNSPTAAQLNEKESGKKEEEWIVGVLTTSDRVSQGIAIDQSGPEIVAIIKNQLKQMMGESCSINVITVYKVVPDEIEHIQQMITQWTHLKYKLILTTGGTGFTPRDVTPEAIKPLLNRRTKGIEIAMLKTSLDITPHAMLSRPIAGIRDQTLIITLPGSVKAIRENLGVVLPAIPHAIGLINSKPKSSLPESHRSKDYIKNSQIDSNLIINQNNQNNNNNNNNNNNNNNNNNSHNHHHHHHHSCGGSGKRGSSYNMTPVDEAIKIILEQCDNINNELEKVEITKSLGRILGEDISSVEPFPNFRASIKDGYAIRSKDGIGKYRLLGDSVAGNTGENLIPPQPQQPTNSINDDDNEKYCVRITTGAKIPDGYDSVVMIEETEMIGENMVSIEVTCKPGQDIREIGSDIASGTIVLNKGDKIGCAEIGLLATLGIQWVHCPKLPSISIISTGDELTDYQSKSDSMKSGIIRDSNSPTLATILQEISNHFGECCSRDNINLVGIIPDKLENLKDTLLDCSKKSDIIITSGGVSMGHLDLVKPLLEKIGTVHFGRVNMKPGKPLTFSTITTTTTDNNNQEEEKKKKTTLVFSLPGNPVSTVVTFYLFVVPALRKLGGFGIKNNGSQLNLPCVEVKLLDRIQLDHERPEYHRCTIEWDFQEHCFVSKSTGSQASCRLLSLKQANALLVLPQKHGHLEKGSMVKAILIGPINN